The sequence GCTCTATTTTTACATAAATATCGTTTTTTTGTTTATTGCATTAAAAAATTGCCGCTTGCAGCGGCCCGCAGGATGACGGGCAGGAAACCCGTCATAAAAAACCGCTAACGCCAGGTTTGAGCTTTAGGAAAAAAACCGATGCCAATACAGCGATATAGGGATAACCAGAAATAGCGCGGGGAGAAAGTTCACCACGGCGAAGGTCTTAATCTGCGCAATCCGCAGCCCCACCGCAATCATGATAATGCCGCCGCAGGCGGAGAAATCGCCTGCCGTGACCACCGTCATAAACGGCATAATCAGCTTGGCGGAAAAGAACAGCAGCGACTGGACAATAAGCTGGGGGATAGCGATCGACATAACCGCAAGGCCCAGTGTAATGGAAAAAATCAACGCGGTGAAAATATCCAGCGCGGATTTGATAATCAGCAACTGGTAGTCGCCGTTTAACCCTTCGGTCAGCGCCCCGACCACCCCGGTGCCGCTGGCGCAGAACAGCACGATAAGCGCGGTAAAATTCTGCGCGTAAACCTCCTGCGGCAGGCGGTGCTCAGGCGCCGGAACGATACGGCTGAGCGCGCGTTGCACCGCCGTCCCCGCTTTCTGTACCCCATACTCCATACGCAATAGTTCGCCGGCCGCGACGCCAATGATGATCGCCAGCGCCACCGCGGGCAACTGCTGCACTTTAATAACCAGCGTAACACCCATTGCTATCGACACCATGGCGAATGCCGGCGGCAGCCCGTCTTGCAAGCGCTGCGGGATAAAACGCCGCAGCACGATGCCAAGCCCGCCGCCGATAATAATGGCGGCTGCATTAATCAAAGGACCGATCATAAAACTCCCTTACCACTGCTATCGTGCTTACCTCGTAACATATAACCACAACTGACGGCTATACGCTCCCACGGAGGACTAAAGAAACGTAATATACAGCAAACCGTCGGATAGCGGGGAAACGGTCATGGCTGAATATGGGGTGGGTGGTGCAACAAATGCGCTTCAAAAGGGAATATTGCGAATATTGGTGGGTCGTGCAGGATGACTCGGCCTACGGCCTCGCCCCTTCGGGCCAACGCTTGACGCGTTGTTCAAAATCGACGATGTCGATTTTGTCGAACCTTACGGTTCTCATCCTTCACGATTCTAAGTCACTTTCTTAATTTGAAATTGGTGGGTCGTGCAGGATTCGAACCTGCGACCAATTGATTAAAAGTCAACTGCTCTACCAACTGAGCTAACGACCCGCAATGCGGAACTGCTGAAAAACCTACTGCTGAAATGGTGGGTCGTGCAGGATTCGAACCTGCGACCAATTGATTAAAAGTCAACTGCTCTACCAACTGAGCTAACGACCCAAATTTCATGCTGCTTCAGGCATTTCGTTCATGCCTTGGCAACGGCGGCATATATTACTAACTTAAATTTTCAGCGCAACCTATTTTCCATAAAAACGGTTCGACTGCTTATTCTTCACACGTTCAGGCACAAAAATTGCTCATAAGGAGCAACTTTTGCGCTTGAGGAAAGGAGATCAAGAGGCTGATAAGCGCTTTTGCGCCTGCTTCGCGCTTTCAGTATTGGGATAGGCTTTTACCACCTGCTGGTAAACGGCTTTGGCTTTGTCAAGCTGCCCTTTTTCCTGCATGATCACCCCGACCTTCAACAACGCTTCCGCGCTTTTCGGAGATTTGGGGTAGTTTTTTACCACATTGGCAAAGTAGTAGGCGGCATCGTCTTTCTTCCCCTTGTTGTAATTCAACTGCCCGAGCCAGTATTGGGCGTTGGGCTGGTAGGTTGAATCCGGGTATTTCTTGACGAAAGCCTGAAATGCGCTGATGGCCTGATCGTACTGTTTTTTCTCCAGCACCAGGGCGACAGCCTCATTGTAATCGCTGTTTGCATCACCGCTACCGGCCGGCGCGCTATTGTCGGCGCCGCTATCCGCCGTCGGCGCGCTCGGCGTCGGCGTCGCGGCCGGCGATGAGCTTAAGCCATCAATTTGCTGATAAATCTGTTTTTGCCGCTCCACCACCTGATTCAGCTGGTACTGACTTTCCTGAATCTGCCCGCGCAAATTATCGATATCGCGTTGCGTGTCGGAAAGCTGTTGCTGAAGTTGGGTTAATAGCTGACTGTGAGCGTTGGAAATACGCTCCAATTGAGTGACTCGATCTTCCACCGAGCCAGAGCCGGCATTACTGATTGGCGCTGCCTGGGCAGTAGCGGCCCACAGGACCGCTACGCCAACCAGTAACGACAGACCCAACGAGTGACGTCTGAAGTTACCGATCATGCGATTCTCTTAATATACCAGGACGGCAC comes from Brenneria nigrifluens DSM 30175 = ATCC 13028 and encodes:
- a CDS encoding DUF554 domain-containing protein gives rise to the protein MIGPLINAAAIIIGGGLGIVLRRFIPQRLQDGLPPAFAMVSIAMGVTLVIKVQQLPAVALAIIIGVAAGELLRMEYGVQKAGTAVQRALSRIVPAPEHRLPQEVYAQNFTALIVLFCASGTGVVGALTEGLNGDYQLLIIKSALDIFTALIFSITLGLAVMSIAIPQLIVQSLLFFSAKLIMPFMTVVTAGDFSACGGIIMIAVGLRIAQIKTFAVVNFLPALFLVIPISLYWHRFFS
- the cpoB gene encoding cell division protein CpoB, which codes for MIGNFRRHSLGLSLLVGVAVLWAATAQAAPISNAGSGSVEDRVTQLERISNAHSQLLTQLQQQLSDTQRDIDNLRGQIQESQYQLNQVVERQKQIYQQIDGLSSSPAATPTPSAPTADSGADNSAPAGSGDANSDYNEAVALVLEKKQYDQAISAFQAFVKKYPDSTYQPNAQYWLGQLNYNKGKKDDAAYYFANVVKNYPKSPKSAEALLKVGVIMQEKGQLDKAKAVYQQVVKAYPNTESAKQAQKRLSAS